gaGGTTGCTGAAAGAATACTTCCAGATTGGACTCCGTTGAGGTAAGGTTAATAATTCAGACACAGTGGAAACAAATTACCGTCCTCTTCCCTTCTTTTCCATAATTGTGTCGTATGCCGTATGCATATTCCTTGTCAAATCTTTCAGCACCAACCTAGAAAAGCAGCACAACCCACAGAATTAATTTAGGAGAAGAAAATATTAAAGAGTGTGAAGTAGATTCCATTCGCGTGTTGTGCTGACAATAGCATAAACTATGAATTGGTATTCAGAGATTATTATGACAGCGCATTAGATATCATAACCAACGAAATTGCAGATATCAATGTGCACAATCTGAAAATGCTACATTGATAATTTTCTGACATAAAAATAGAAGTGATACGTTCACTCAATCAGATTACAATCTTATTGAAATAGAATTGAGCTGATTATGTAACTGATCTCAAGATTCTCTGTCTAATACTGAGGCATGAGAAAtacaattataaaaaattaattaaattgtgattACCTTTTTGGAAAATTCTGATTTCCAAAATGCAAGGGCATCATCCAGCTTGAGTCCAACGCCCTGATAACACATGCAAACAATATCACCTCTACAAAAAATTCAACGAGTTTCCTAGATAGCCTCAAAGTTTAAGCAGTAATTACTTTCTCAGCTCTCACAAATACTATACACACGTAATGGGATATGTATGGTATACAGAAGGAATACCATTGACTTGCAATACGAGTACAACCAACATTTAGGATTGTGATTTTGAACATTAAGCAAGGGGAAGTTTGGCATTTTTAATTAACTAGCATAAGTTTGATTTTTAAGTGTTTATATGTAAACTTAATCCTAGAGTTATACCCATGAGCAAGAGCAACATATAAAGAGTTCAGTAAAAGACCTTAAGAAAGAGACCCAATTGCATACGCCCTCCATGCTTCAAGTGATGATCCTCCTTAATCTGAAAGTTAAACAACAGAGGTTGCAAATGTTAAAACACCGTAAAGGAGCAGTATTTTTACAATCACAGACCCACTATTTaccttttcaaataaataacgCATGCAGAGAGGGAATGAACTTCTGGCGATTTGATCAATGTCTCTAAGAGATATCTCTCCAAAATCTTTTGGCTGCAGGGACACATTATATGTCAATAAACTGATTTTGACGTGGACAAACATGCAAATAAATTATGATCTTATCCTTTCCAATTACCTGGCTATAATCAGGACCTAAATAACTTGTGGATAGGGCTTCGACAATCTAAGTAAAGCAAAGATAATTAGATGCTAcagaaatttatatatattgatGAAGAATCACTTACGGACACCTACAGGAGTCAGGCGATCCTTCTCTTGCTCTCTGATCATAGACGTCCATTTTCTAAAAGCAAATAATACAGGTGCTATGTATTAGAGAATATGATCTAATGCTCTACAATGAAATTtacttttaattatattttttgcaATCAGTGTAGCCAAGAAATGAGAAGGACCTGTTAGTTAGTATGAGTGCTTTAGAGAGATGGCTGCGATAATGTGTCACAAGGAGGGAAACCACCTGCAAAGAAATCAGAGTTTAACAACAGAGTGATGGAAAGAAACCCACCTCTGCATAAAAGTGGTCTAGCAGCACAATCACCTGAGACCTAGCAACATAAGCATACCCCTTCATGATAAATACTTCTCGTCTTGCTACAAGGTCAGGAACTTTTTCAAATGGCGCCTTTATGTTATAACATAGGAGAAAAAGACCCAAAAGAGCATTAAGTCAGCCAAAACCAATATAATAGTTCTCAGTCACATTTGATTTTGTATTCTAGTGTTCCACCAAACTTTATTGGTAGTTGAGTCTTACTTGCACTTTTCTAAGCAGTATAAAACTACTTAGTAGGGAAGAGAGGAAGTTAGTAATTACCTTGTAATATATGGTATCAGCTGCAATAACAAATAGATAACGACAAATAAGGTGAAGCTATGAGATTAATAACAAATTCAGATTTGACTCGATTTTTCTAGAAAGTACTGAGAAACATACCACTGGAATTCATTGAGCGTGCTACTTTGTTCAATTTGTCTTTAAGATTCTGAAAACAAACCAGAAGAATATTTACTTTATTAAGAGTAAAGCTTGTATGACCTTGCATATGTGGTTGAAGCTTGGATAGCACTATTTACCTCGTATTCTGCATTGGTTATAATTTTGTAGGGCAGGTCAAACTCTGCCATCAATGCTATCTAGAGAGAAAACCCAAATGCAGGAGGTCAGTAACCTATTAAAATTATTCAAAGAACAAAACAAATTTCATCAaggtaataaataataatgatattATACCTGAGCCTCAGAAGTTTCAAGTAGAAACCGATAACGAAACAGTGTTGTCTCCATTGAAAGGAACCATTTCCTTAATTCCTCCCTTCCAAATATTCAACAGATCAAAATTAGAAACTGAATATGCAATTCTGGGAGCAAGAAATGCTAGTGTGGCAGAAGGAAGATAAATAAAGGCATCTCTTACTCTCTGCAGTAGACAAGGCGTAGAACAAAGTGGGAAATGATGTCCTTGCTCATAACTTGAGATGCTTCTGGGTGACTCATGTGTACCTTCAATAATTCCTTTACCTGTATTGCAAACTATCAAACCCGAAACAAGCAGAACTATACAAAGATTCTCTGCCTTTTATCAGAAAAGACTCGGAAATGACGCAGATAGAAAAGATTTAAAATTACCACATTTTCCATCTCATTTGGCTTCTTCCCACGGGATAGTGCATCTGAAATTCCTTTGAGAACTGCACAGAAAAATCAAGCCATATGAAACTCATACATTCCGTGTTAACAAACACTAGTTATGGGGAAAAAACATCTATTTTTCAGAAAATACAACTATCAGGAAAAACACCATACAAATAATTATCCGACATTTTGCTAAAGCTCAAAACCAACCCTAAAAAATGATAACTTTACTCCAAGTCCTGCTTCCAGATGTAAAGAAATCAACAATACTCGATTCAAATGGAGCCAAATTCGTCACTAGATCCAGTTTACCAAGCTCAATTGTGAACTTAACACGAGgaaattcaaattaaaagtaCTCTTCTAGCAACAAATTCAGTCTCTATAAACTCAATCCAACAGATCCACACAAAACAAATCAGAACGTGCAGCGAATATCGACCAGACACACGAAAACAAAGAAATAAACCTCGAAGGCGGTGGACAGCATACAGCTCAAAATCTTCGAGCCGGACTTCGAGCTCCGGCGCCGAGCGGTATATCGGGATAGTCGGCGCGGCGTCGCTTGCTGGAGATAGAAAGGATTTCCTGCGTGAGCCGATGATTTCCATTTCGACAGCCAATTAACTGTTTGATAGCAGCAGGATCTAGAAGATTAACGGGGGGGGATCGATcgatagagagagagagcaaaaGTAGTGCTCAAGAGTAAAAATGGCGGGAAACGGCTCCCTCCATTTTGTTATGGGTTCTGCTTCATATGGTAAAGCCCATTACTTCACTTTTAAATCCCTACAGGCCCAAACTATAGATTTCAACGAATCAATTTTTTTGGGGGGATAAGTCGTCTGTGAATGTCTCCACAGTTTTTCGATTAGATTTTAGGGCATCCCCGATAGCTGACTAAAAGTAGGACTAGCGGTTAGGGCGTGGGGATGTCCACTATTGCGTTAGGCTAACACGACAGACGTCCCAAAGTAGGACGAGCGCTCATACGCCTCCCTTCACGACGGACAAGAGGTCGTCCGTCTGGCTTATCCTTTTGGCGCTCGTCCGCGCGCTcatccactattgtggatgctcttactggGTTGTGGTTAGTCCTACTGATGTGGCAGATTGTGAttagtcctagtgacgtgaccGAACGTGTTTTTGATCAATGATAGTGCTAGGTTATTGGTTAGTCCGTACtactgcggatgctcttactttTCTGAAAAATTGTTTTgagttcatttttttttcatttctctagAAACACGGCTACCATTGAAAAGAATTGATGTAGATATGTAtagaatatggagtatataattacaTCATAACTTCTTTTGAGGTGATTTGTCtaatatttttagttatttacaATTGAAATGGGAATGAAATAATCAAATGC
This sequence is a window from Salvia splendens isolate huo1 chromosome 5, SspV2, whole genome shotgun sequence. Protein-coding genes within it:
- the LOC121805927 gene encoding probable DNA primase large subunit; the protein is MEIIGSRRKSFLSPASDAAPTIPIYRSAPELEVRLEDFELYAVHRLRVLKGISDALSRGKKPNEMENVVKELLKVHMSHPEASQVMSKDIISHFVLRLVYCREEELRKWFLSMETTLFRYRFLLETSEAQIALMAEFDLPYKIITNAEYENLKDKLNKVARSMNSSADTIYYKAPFEKVPDLVARREVFIMKGYAYVARSQVVSLLVTHYRSHLSKALILTNRKWTSMIREQEKDRLTPIVEALSTSYLGPDYSQPKDFGEISLRDIDQIARSSFPLCMRYLFEKIKEDHHLKHGGRMQLGLFLKGVGLKLDDALAFWKSEFSKKVGAERFDKEYAYGIRHNYGKEGKRTDYTPYSCQKIISSTPGVGDHHGCPYRHLREENLRAALNNMGVANRALEDVMDKVRNKHYQLACTLTFEAVHGASCDQGINHPNQYYSDSKTILESRNNSKGT